From a single Lewinella sp. LCG006 genomic region:
- a CDS encoding isopentenyl-diphosphate delta-isomerase: protein MSSIPSGVDKDKQQAGLPDNDPTAAERKKDHIELAFQSQITAATLDPRFYYEPIIAAHPDDKPDEGFSFLGKTMRLPLWVSSMTGGTEKAQRINHNLARACREFGMGMGLGSCRPLLYSDERLSDFAVRPLIGKEQLLFANLGIAQLEQLVADEELWRINTMLEKLEADGLIIHVNPLQEWLQPEGDRFLHAPLVTIKAIIEGLPDLPIIVKEVGQGMGKESLRALLQLPLAAIDFAASGGTNFAKLELLRSDPLQHQVFEPLARIGHGANEMVEMVNTLKQELGPQVKCDHIIISGGVQNFLDGYYLTEKIQFKSIYGQASAFLRHAQEDYEQLQTYVQAQARGLKVAKTFLRLK, encoded by the coding sequence ATGTCAAGCATACCTTCAGGCGTGGATAAGGATAAACAACAAGCTGGACTACCCGATAATGACCCGACCGCTGCGGAACGGAAAAAAGACCATATCGAGCTGGCTTTTCAAAGCCAAATCACGGCTGCTACCCTCGACCCACGTTTCTACTACGAACCCATCATTGCGGCCCACCCTGATGACAAGCCCGACGAAGGCTTCTCTTTTCTCGGGAAGACAATGCGCTTGCCCTTGTGGGTTTCCAGTATGACGGGGGGAACCGAAAAAGCCCAGCGTATCAACCATAACCTGGCGCGAGCTTGTCGCGAATTTGGCATGGGCATGGGCCTTGGTTCTTGTCGCCCATTGCTCTACAGCGATGAACGGCTGAGTGATTTTGCGGTACGGCCCCTGATCGGCAAGGAACAATTGTTGTTTGCCAATTTGGGCATTGCTCAACTGGAACAGCTGGTGGCAGACGAAGAATTATGGCGTATCAACACCATGCTGGAAAAACTGGAGGCCGATGGGCTCATCATCCACGTCAACCCTCTACAGGAGTGGTTACAACCTGAGGGCGACCGTTTCCTTCACGCTCCGCTGGTGACCATCAAGGCCATCATAGAAGGCTTACCTGACCTCCCCATTATCGTAAAAGAAGTGGGCCAGGGCATGGGCAAAGAAAGCTTACGGGCATTGCTGCAACTGCCATTAGCGGCCATTGATTTTGCGGCGAGTGGTGGTACCAATTTTGCCAAATTGGAATTACTGCGTAGCGACCCGCTCCAACACCAAGTTTTTGAACCCCTCGCCCGAATCGGCCACGGTGCCAATGAAATGGTGGAAATGGTGAACACGCTAAAGCAAGAGCTAGGCCCACAAGTAAAATGCGACCACATTATCATTTCTGGGGGCGTACAAAATTTCCTCGATGGTTATTACCTTACGGAGAAGATACAGTTCAAGAGCATCTACGGGCAAGCTTCGGCCTTCCTGCGGCACGCTCAGGAAGATTATGAGCAATTGCAAACTTATGTACAAGCACAAGCTCGCGGACTGAAGGTGGCCAAAACGTTCCTTCGCTTAAAATAG
- a CDS encoding hydroxymethylglutaryl-CoA reductase, degradative, with protein sequence MQDKKIAGFSKMDKRAKIDWLSTHFLEEPTAAASELASFWHQDEDLQRILDGFSENTISNFPLPFGIAPNFMINGKVYAVPMVIEESSVVAAAASAAKFWLPLGGFHTEVVDTVKLGQLHFRWSGTTERWQALFPELEKRLRLEATHLTANMEKRGGGILRIDWLRKAEIAPDYYQLRVSFETCDSMGANFINSVLEQFGSTLQEWAATAPELKPQERALQILMAILSNYTPDCVVKAWVECSMEDMQKTLKTGDDVRHFCHKFETAVNIAIHDPYRAVTHNKGIFNGIDAVVLATANDFRAIEACGHAYAARDGQYRSLSRCIIKDDTFRFELEIPLALGTIGGLTKLHPLAKMSLQILGQPSARELMQVIAATGLAQNFGALRSLVTTGIQAGHMKMHLQNILIHFNATPAQIEEAKLYFADRTVSFTAVREFMAQYNTVQ encoded by the coding sequence ATGCAGGATAAAAAAATAGCTGGTTTTTCGAAAATGGACAAACGAGCCAAGATCGATTGGCTTAGCACTCATTTTCTCGAAGAACCGACTGCTGCTGCCAGCGAATTGGCCAGCTTCTGGCACCAGGATGAAGATTTGCAACGCATCCTGGATGGCTTCAGCGAAAATACGATCAGTAATTTTCCGCTCCCTTTTGGGATTGCCCCAAATTTTATGATCAACGGCAAAGTGTACGCCGTGCCCATGGTCATAGAAGAAAGTTCGGTGGTCGCGGCAGCAGCTTCAGCTGCCAAGTTTTGGCTCCCCTTAGGAGGTTTTCATACGGAAGTAGTGGACACTGTAAAGCTAGGTCAACTTCATTTCCGCTGGAGCGGAACGACGGAACGCTGGCAAGCCTTGTTTCCCGAATTGGAGAAAAGGCTGCGCCTGGAAGCCACCCACCTTACCGCTAACATGGAAAAACGCGGCGGCGGTATCCTCCGGATTGATTGGTTGCGAAAAGCAGAAATTGCGCCTGATTACTACCAGCTAAGGGTAAGTTTTGAGACCTGCGACAGCATGGGGGCCAACTTCATCAACTCGGTACTGGAGCAGTTTGGCAGTACTTTGCAAGAATGGGCCGCCACTGCTCCGGAGCTAAAGCCACAAGAGCGGGCCTTGCAAATACTGATGGCCATTCTGAGCAATTACACCCCCGACTGTGTCGTCAAAGCCTGGGTAGAATGCAGCATGGAAGACATGCAGAAGACGCTAAAAACGGGCGATGATGTCCGTCATTTCTGCCACAAGTTTGAAACGGCGGTAAACATAGCCATCCACGATCCTTACCGCGCGGTTACCCACAACAAAGGAATCTTCAACGGGATCGACGCGGTAGTGCTAGCCACCGCCAATGATTTTCGGGCCATTGAAGCTTGTGGCCATGCCTACGCTGCGCGTGATGGCCAGTACCGAAGCCTTAGCCGCTGTATCATCAAAGACGATACCTTCCGGTTTGAGTTAGAAATACCACTGGCGCTAGGTACGATTGGAGGATTAACCAAGTTACATCCTTTGGCTAAGATGAGTCTGCAAATTCTGGGGCAACCTTCTGCCCGGGAACTGATGCAAGTGATTGCAGCGACGGGGCTTGCACAAAATTTTGGCGCCCTGCGTTCTCTGGTAACAACGGGCATTCAGGCCGGCCACATGAAGATGCACCTGCAAAATATCCTCATCCACTTCAACGCGACCCCGGCCCAAATCGAAGAGGCAAAATTGTATTTCGCTGATCGTACGGTCTCGTTCACTGCGGTGCGAGAATTTATGGCACAGTACAATACCGTTCAATAG
- the ettA gene encoding energy-dependent translational throttle protein EttA, whose amino-acid sequence MADHKIIFSMEGVSKSFGSGKKVLNNIWLSFFYGAKIGVLGLNGSGKSTLLKIIAGLDANYQGNIVFDGTYKIGMLQQEPELDENKTVREVVEEGVQDIVDLLKAYEDINNKFAEPMSDDEMNKLIEKQGVLTEKLDHLNAWELDNRLNTALESLRCPPDDASVKVLSGGERRRVALARLLLSNPDILLLDEPTNHLDAESVHWLEQYLQSFPGTVIAVTHDRYFLDNVAGWILELDRGEGIPWEGNYSSWLEQKAQRMEQEEKVASKRRKTLERELEWIRMAPKAKQSKGKARLNAYEKLAGEEAKERESKLEIYIPPGQRLGDVVINVEDVSKGFGDRILFEHLSFSIPKNAIVGIIGPNGVGKSTLFRMMMGQETPDTGKIVKGDTVQISYVDQSHEELQNGNQTVYDVISGGNDFIEIGTTSVNARAYLSRFNFAGSDQQKKVGVLSGGERNRLHLAMTLREGGNVLLLDEPTNDIDINTLRALEDALDSFAGCVLVISHDRWFIDRLATHILSFEDEAEVVFFEGNYSQYEEMKKEKLGDVTPKRPRFKNVINR is encoded by the coding sequence ATGGCAGATCACAAGATTATTTTTTCAATGGAGGGCGTTTCCAAGTCCTTCGGTTCCGGCAAGAAAGTACTCAACAATATCTGGCTGAGTTTTTTCTACGGAGCTAAAATTGGTGTTTTAGGTCTTAATGGTTCTGGTAAATCTACCCTCCTCAAGATCATTGCAGGATTGGATGCCAACTACCAGGGCAACATTGTCTTTGACGGTACCTACAAGATTGGGATGCTCCAGCAGGAACCTGAGCTGGACGAAAATAAAACCGTCCGCGAGGTCGTCGAAGAAGGGGTGCAGGATATTGTCGATTTGCTGAAGGCATACGAAGATATCAACAACAAGTTTGCCGAACCCATGAGCGACGATGAGATGAACAAACTCATCGAAAAGCAAGGCGTGCTAACCGAAAAGCTGGATCACCTCAACGCCTGGGAGCTGGACAATCGCCTGAATACGGCATTGGAGAGCCTGCGCTGTCCACCGGATGATGCCTCGGTGAAGGTACTCTCGGGAGGAGAACGCCGCCGGGTAGCCCTGGCGCGCCTGCTGCTGAGTAATCCGGATATTCTACTCCTCGACGAACCTACCAACCACCTGGACGCGGAATCGGTGCACTGGTTGGAGCAATATTTGCAGAGCTTTCCGGGGACGGTGATTGCCGTGACACACGACCGTTACTTCCTGGATAATGTAGCGGGTTGGATTCTGGAACTCGACCGAGGCGAAGGTATCCCCTGGGAAGGCAACTATTCTTCCTGGTTGGAGCAAAAAGCCCAGCGGATGGAGCAGGAAGAAAAGGTGGCCAGCAAGCGCCGCAAGACCCTGGAGCGAGAGCTGGAATGGATTCGGATGGCCCCTAAAGCCAAGCAGTCTAAAGGTAAGGCCCGTTTGAATGCCTATGAGAAATTGGCGGGTGAAGAAGCCAAAGAACGGGAGTCTAAGCTGGAGATTTACATTCCACCTGGGCAGCGTCTCGGTGATGTGGTCATCAATGTGGAAGACGTCAGCAAAGGTTTTGGCGACCGCATACTCTTTGAGCACCTCAGCTTCAGCATTCCCAAAAATGCCATCGTCGGCATCATTGGGCCCAACGGGGTGGGTAAGAGTACGCTCTTCCGGATGATGATGGGCCAGGAAACACCAGATACGGGCAAAATTGTCAAAGGCGATACGGTACAAATATCGTACGTAGATCAGAGCCACGAAGAACTCCAAAACGGCAACCAAACCGTTTATGATGTTATTTCTGGCGGCAATGACTTTATTGAAATTGGCACCACCAGCGTCAACGCTCGTGCCTACCTGAGTCGCTTCAATTTTGCTGGTAGCGACCAGCAGAAGAAAGTGGGCGTGCTCTCCGGTGGAGAACGCAACCGCCTCCATCTGGCCATGACGCTTCGCGAAGGTGGCAACGTCCTCCTCCTCGATGAGCCGACCAACGATATTGACATCAACACCCTGCGGGCACTTGAAGACGCCCTCGACAGCTTCGCCGGTTGCGTACTGGTGATCTCGCACGACCGGTGGTTTATTGACCGCCTCGCGACCCACATCCTCTCTTTTGAGGACGAAGCCGAAGTCGTTTTCTTCGAAGGCAACTACTCGCAGTACGAGGAAATGAAGAAAGAAAAACTGGGCGATGTGACGCCGAAGCGACCACGCTTCAAAAACGTCATCAACCGGTAA
- a CDS encoding 2-oxoglutarate dehydrogenase E1 component, with protein sequence MTDFSFIANAHPSYIENLYEQYQTDPLAVDSSWAAFFKGFQFAQESNGNGAVHTSGGSTSDAQLTKELRLLSLIKAYRDRGHLLSTTNPIRNRRDRHPTVNLEDFDLSDSDLDNVFFAGKEIGLENATLRQIIARLREVYAGNIGYEYHSIADRIKRRWIRTRIEQTQPGQSFGLSIEKKRRILEKLNGSVMFEKFLHTKYVGQKRFSLEGGESAIVALDAIINEAAQGNAKEIVIGMAHRGRLNVLANIMGKTYSQIFNEFEGTAVPDLSFGDGDVKYHLGFSSQVETPTGKTVHLKLAPNPSHLEAVNPVVEGFARAKADILYNSEYDAILPILIHGDAAVAGQGIVFETIQMSQLEGYKTGGSIHLVINNQVGFTTDFDDARSSVYSTGAAAVVGAPVFHVNGDDPEAVLFVAEMAVQYRQEFNSDVFIDMVCYRRHGHNEGDDPEFTQPEMYSFIKDHKNPREVYSQQLIERGDVDAQLADELEQSFWGLLQDRLDEVREKPLPYTYQEPEEAWRKLRKTSDPKDFTQSPETGVAKDTIQHLLDKLTDIPEGFTPLRKVQRLFKNIEKARESNQLDWGMAELMAYGTMLLEGRNIRISGQDVKRGTFSHRHAVLRDEKNYSTYNRLSTLGENQGVFRIYNSLLSEFAVLGFEYGYSLATPEDLVVWEAQFGDFANGAQTMYDQFISSSESKWQRMSGIVTLLPHGYEGQGPEHSSARLERFLQMCAEFNMTVANVTLPANFFHLLRRQMARPFRKPLIVMSPKSGLRHPQAVSGVEDFYEGTRFQETLDDPNITTAKAANKVKRLLLCSGKIYFDLSSHKEENQRDDVAVVRLEQLYPFPSEQLNKLFKKYSKAEHTLWVQEEPANMGAWQYVNSMRYNDGVALPDNLNFVARKTSASPATGFKKVHDQEQQSIVDRAFGNK encoded by the coding sequence ATGACCGATTTTTCATTTATTGCCAATGCTCACCCAAGTTATATTGAAAATTTGTATGAGCAGTATCAGACTGATCCATTAGCCGTTGACAGTAGCTGGGCGGCTTTTTTTAAGGGATTTCAATTCGCTCAGGAAAGCAACGGCAATGGCGCCGTACATACCAGTGGCGGTAGCACCAGTGATGCACAACTGACCAAAGAACTACGCTTGCTTTCGCTGATCAAAGCTTATCGTGATCGGGGGCATTTGCTCTCTACGACCAACCCTATCCGTAATCGCCGTGATCGCCATCCGACGGTTAATCTGGAAGATTTTGATCTCAGCGATAGCGATTTAGACAATGTCTTTTTTGCGGGTAAAGAGATTGGTCTTGAAAATGCAACACTGCGCCAGATTATCGCGCGGTTGCGCGAAGTTTATGCGGGCAATATCGGTTATGAATACCACAGTATCGCCGATCGGATCAAGCGCCGCTGGATTCGCACCAGAATAGAGCAAACGCAACCAGGGCAATCTTTTGGACTGAGTATCGAGAAAAAACGCCGCATCCTGGAGAAGTTGAACGGATCGGTGATGTTCGAAAAGTTTCTGCACACCAAATATGTTGGGCAAAAACGCTTCTCACTGGAAGGTGGTGAAAGTGCCATTGTAGCCTTGGATGCCATCATCAACGAAGCGGCTCAAGGCAATGCCAAAGAGATCGTCATTGGTATGGCGCACCGTGGCCGCCTCAATGTATTGGCCAATATTATGGGAAAAACCTATTCCCAGATTTTCAACGAATTTGAAGGTACTGCGGTTCCTGACCTGAGCTTTGGGGATGGTGATGTAAAATACCATCTTGGCTTCAGTAGCCAGGTGGAGACACCTACAGGCAAGACTGTTCACCTGAAGCTGGCGCCTAACCCCAGCCACTTGGAGGCAGTAAATCCGGTGGTAGAAGGTTTTGCTCGTGCGAAAGCCGACATCCTCTACAACAGCGAATACGATGCTATCCTGCCCATCCTGATTCACGGCGATGCTGCGGTTGCTGGTCAGGGTATTGTTTTTGAAACTATCCAGATGAGTCAGCTGGAAGGTTATAAAACCGGAGGGAGTATCCATTTGGTGATCAACAACCAGGTAGGGTTTACGACCGATTTTGATGACGCTCGTTCTTCGGTGTATTCTACCGGAGCCGCAGCCGTGGTTGGCGCACCCGTATTTCACGTCAATGGCGATGATCCGGAAGCTGTTCTTTTTGTGGCTGAAATGGCCGTGCAGTACCGCCAGGAATTCAATTCTGATGTTTTCATTGATATGGTGTGTTACCGCCGTCATGGGCACAACGAAGGAGATGATCCAGAGTTTACCCAGCCGGAAATGTACTCCTTCATCAAGGACCACAAAAATCCGCGGGAAGTGTATTCTCAGCAGTTGATTGAGCGAGGAGATGTCGATGCCCAGTTGGCCGATGAACTGGAACAATCTTTCTGGGGTTTACTGCAGGATCGTTTAGACGAGGTGCGGGAAAAACCACTTCCTTATACTTATCAGGAGCCAGAAGAAGCTTGGCGCAAACTTCGCAAAACAAGCGATCCCAAAGACTTTACTCAATCTCCGGAAACGGGAGTAGCCAAGGATACGATTCAGCACTTGCTGGATAAGCTTACCGATATTCCTGAAGGTTTCACGCCTTTGCGTAAGGTGCAGCGTTTGTTCAAAAACATCGAAAAAGCGCGCGAAAGCAACCAGCTTGATTGGGGCATGGCCGAATTGATGGCCTATGGAACCATGCTGCTGGAAGGACGTAATATCCGTATCAGCGGACAGGATGTAAAGCGGGGTACTTTCAGCCACCGCCACGCTGTACTGCGCGACGAGAAAAATTATAGCACCTACAATCGCTTGAGTACCCTGGGAGAAAATCAGGGCGTCTTCCGTATTTACAACTCCTTGTTATCAGAGTTTGCGGTACTCGGTTTCGAATATGGTTATTCCTTGGCTACACCAGAGGATTTGGTGGTGTGGGAAGCACAGTTTGGTGATTTTGCCAATGGTGCACAAACGATGTATGACCAGTTTATCTCTTCTTCTGAATCGAAGTGGCAGCGGATGAGTGGTATCGTGACCTTGTTGCCTCACGGTTACGAAGGTCAGGGCCCGGAACACTCCAGTGCTCGTTTGGAACGCTTCCTGCAAATGTGTGCCGAATTCAATATGACGGTGGCCAACGTTACGTTGCCTGCCAACTTTTTCCACTTGTTGCGCCGTCAGATGGCCCGGCCTTTCCGCAAGCCCTTGATCGTGATGTCGCCTAAGAGTGGATTGCGTCACCCTCAGGCGGTGAGTGGGGTGGAAGATTTTTACGAAGGCACTCGCTTCCAGGAAACCCTGGACGACCCGAATATCACTACTGCTAAAGCAGCCAACAAAGTGAAGCGTTTGCTGCTTTGTTCCGGAAAAATCTACTTTGACTTGAGCAGTCATAAGGAGGAAAACCAACGCGATGATGTAGCAGTGGTTCGCCTGGAACAGCTCTACCCGTTCCCTTCTGAGCAGCTCAATAAACTGTTTAAGAAATACAGCAAAGCCGAACATACCCTATGGGTGCAGGAAGAGCCTGCGAACATGGGAGCTTGGCAGTACGTCAACTCCATGCGCTACAATGATGGCGTTGCATTACCTGATAACTTGAATTTTGTGGCGCGTAAGACGAGTGCTTCACCAGCAACAGGCTTCAAGAAAGTGCATGATCAAGAACAACAAAGTATCGTCGACCGAGCTTTCGGCAACAAGTAA
- a CDS encoding alpha/beta hydrolase codes for MPDKKPLTPTDADPLHLRAIRLALNGSYHFSKRLAGLWCYRVLARPPRKALLPSEKNFLMTAQQKVFPVGIMNIQMYHWPGTGPKILLAHGWNSHSGRWQALASQLITLGYDVYALDAPAHGASFGGSFAVIHYGEALAKLADTIAPNIIIGHSAGGMATAYYLRHFPKIHHPDKLVLLSTPAELNHFMESFRKGIGIKKAVIEAMENSFTRRFGKSFDYFSIANFVQNLRIPGLIIHDQEDDIAPVEGAYALAENWATSELVITTGLGHSVQDEQVRKRILDWLT; via the coding sequence ATGCCCGATAAAAAGCCACTTACCCCCACAGATGCTGACCCCTTGCACTTGCGTGCTATTCGTTTAGCACTCAACGGTTCGTATCATTTTTCGAAGCGGCTGGCGGGACTATGGTGTTATCGGGTGTTGGCAAGGCCTCCACGCAAGGCCCTACTTCCTTCCGAGAAAAACTTCCTGATGACCGCTCAGCAAAAGGTTTTTCCAGTGGGAATCATGAATATTCAAATGTACCACTGGCCAGGAACTGGCCCCAAAATACTCCTGGCCCACGGCTGGAACAGTCACAGCGGCCGCTGGCAAGCATTAGCAAGCCAGTTGATTACTTTAGGGTATGATGTCTACGCACTTGACGCTCCTGCTCACGGTGCCAGTTTTGGAGGAAGTTTTGCGGTCATCCATTACGGAGAAGCTTTGGCAAAATTAGCTGATACCATAGCCCCTAACATTATCATCGGCCATTCTGCCGGCGGGATGGCAACGGCCTATTATCTACGCCACTTCCCGAAAATTCACCACCCCGACAAACTTGTTTTACTCTCCACGCCTGCTGAGCTCAACCATTTTATGGAAAGCTTCCGCAAGGGGATTGGTATCAAAAAAGCCGTAATAGAAGCCATGGAAAATTCCTTTACCCGGCGTTTCGGCAAGTCTTTCGACTATTTTTCCATAGCCAACTTCGTACAAAATCTCCGGATACCAGGCTTGATTATTCACGATCAAGAAGATGATATCGCTCCGGTAGAGGGTGCCTATGCACTTGCAGAAAACTGGGCAACGAGTGAGCTGGTCATTACCACTGGTCTTGGGCATAGTGTTCAAGACGAACAAGTAAGGAAGCGAATCCTCGACTGGTTAACTTAA
- a CDS encoding MFS transporter, translated as MLVSLLLNPSHPAQYMNYLQLLKTYPRYLGYGFLHYFFSFVGQTFFISLFVAGISEDRGWGTETFSGIYSGVTLCAAFLLPMIGQQIDRLRVRYVSTTTALIMLVGCLILAFTYHWVWLAIGVLAIRLGGQGVLTLTASTTIGRFFTVARGKSLSLSILGISAAEIIIPPFATAFILTNGYRQMWLVAAAMLAFIFIPLVWLLIRRHDLFQRADTVAAAAEETDQVSWTRAQVLRDRRFQLIVPTILFIPFVFTGIVFNQSDIALLRSYTPANMALGLSIYGFTRAIMLFTVGSLIDRYSARRLLLYVLLPAMAGLTIFILVDANWAVPALFGLMAISGGGITVTAPALWAERYGPRFLGSIKSTVTLLVVLSSAAAPILFTWGLNWGITSCLLVIIGYGLLCVLLAGLELRTMPK; from the coding sequence ATGTTGGTATCTTTGCTGCTCAATCCTTCACACCCTGCGCAGTACATGAATTATCTACAACTTCTCAAAACCTATCCCCGCTATTTGGGGTACGGTTTTTTGCACTATTTTTTCAGCTTTGTCGGACAAACCTTCTTCATCAGTCTCTTTGTGGCGGGCATCAGTGAAGACCGGGGCTGGGGCACGGAGACCTTCTCTGGTATCTATTCCGGTGTGACACTTTGTGCTGCTTTTCTACTGCCGATGATTGGACAGCAAATTGATCGGCTGCGGGTGCGGTACGTATCCACGACTACGGCACTCATCATGCTCGTGGGGTGTTTGATCCTGGCCTTCACCTACCATTGGGTGTGGTTGGCTATTGGGGTACTGGCCATACGCTTGGGAGGGCAAGGGGTTTTAACCCTGACGGCTTCTACCACTATCGGGCGGTTTTTCACCGTGGCGCGCGGCAAGTCGCTTTCTCTTTCTATCCTGGGGATAAGCGCGGCAGAAATTATCATACCACCGTTCGCAACAGCCTTTATCCTCACCAACGGCTACCGACAAATGTGGTTGGTGGCGGCGGCCATGCTGGCTTTTATCTTTATTCCGCTGGTTTGGTTATTGATCCGGCGTCACGATCTCTTTCAACGTGCGGACACGGTTGCAGCCGCCGCCGAAGAAACGGATCAGGTATCCTGGACACGAGCCCAAGTGCTACGTGATCGACGCTTTCAGCTCATTGTACCGACCATTCTTTTTATTCCCTTCGTCTTTACCGGGATCGTTTTCAACCAGAGTGATATAGCTTTGCTACGTAGCTATACCCCCGCCAATATGGCCTTGGGCTTGAGTATTTATGGCTTCACACGAGCCATTATGCTGTTTACCGTAGGTAGTTTGATTGATCGCTACAGTGCCAGACGACTACTACTCTACGTCCTGCTACCAGCAATGGCAGGTTTAACAATTTTTATTCTGGTTGATGCCAACTGGGCCGTACCTGCGCTGTTCGGCCTGATGGCCATCAGCGGCGGAGGTATTACCGTTACGGCACCAGCACTCTGGGCAGAGCGTTACGGGCCCCGCTTTTTGGGGAGTATTAAAAGTACGGTAACGCTGCTAGTGGTTCTTTCTTCCGCCGCCGCACCCATTCTATTTACCTGGGGCTTGAATTGGGGAATCACCTCTTGCTTGCTGGTGATTATTGGCTACGGACTGCTCTGTGTATTGCTGGCTGGGTTGGAGTTGAGAACGATGCCGAAATAA
- a CDS encoding GYDIA family GHMP kinase: MYAHGKLLLTGEYFVLDGALALAMPTRFGQRLAIDPQPAFPFQLLWRSLTKEGEEWFNGTWTLEEGLPIMGKHTDLAVAERLQQLFLAIQKQDPRGLTKLFQADVRVRLEFDREWGLGSSSTLVSLLAQTSKTDPYQLLADTFGGSGYDIACATADGPIFYQRLGGQPHSEPALWEPAYHEQLYFVYLGQKQNSREGIRYYRELGGTQASLVDEVSELTRAFHQASTLTEAQQAAAAHEDFISQVLQMDKVQDLRFPDFPGTIKSLGAWGGDFVMVLSDWEEEQLKAYFAKKGCLAVLGFGEMRL; this comes from the coding sequence ATGTACGCACACGGCAAATTGTTACTTACGGGAGAGTATTTTGTATTGGATGGAGCCCTGGCCCTGGCAATGCCCACGCGTTTCGGACAACGGCTGGCCATTGATCCCCAACCCGCTTTCCCTTTCCAACTCCTTTGGCGCAGCCTCACCAAAGAGGGCGAAGAATGGTTCAACGGCACCTGGACCCTGGAAGAAGGCTTACCCATCATGGGAAAACACACCGATCTGGCGGTCGCAGAACGGCTACAACAGCTGTTTCTCGCCATTCAAAAGCAAGACCCTAGAGGCCTGACCAAACTCTTCCAGGCAGATGTGCGCGTACGCCTGGAGTTTGATCGCGAATGGGGACTTGGAAGTAGCTCTACCCTGGTAAGCTTACTCGCACAAACTTCCAAAACCGACCCCTACCAACTGCTGGCCGACACCTTCGGCGGATCGGGCTACGACATCGCCTGCGCAACGGCTGATGGCCCTATTTTTTACCAACGCCTTGGTGGCCAGCCACACAGTGAACCCGCCCTCTGGGAGCCCGCGTATCACGAGCAACTTTACTTCGTTTATTTAGGACAAAAACAAAACAGCCGCGAAGGTATCCGCTACTACCGTGAACTGGGCGGTACCCAGGCTTCCCTAGTTGATGAAGTGAGCGAACTTACCCGAGCTTTTCATCAGGCCAGCACCCTTACGGAGGCTCAACAAGCCGCTGCGGCCCACGAAGATTTTATCAGCCAGGTATTGCAAATGGACAAGGTGCAAGACCTGCGTTTTCCTGATTTTCCCGGCACCATCAAATCGCTCGGTGCCTGGGGCGGCGATTTTGTGATGGTGCTGTCCGATTGGGAGGAAGAGCAGCTCAAGGCTTATTTTGCGAAGAAGGGGTGTCTTGCGGTGTTGGGGTTTGGGGAGATGAGGTTGTAG